From the Geminocystis sp. M7585_C2015_104 genome, the window CCTATAGTGCAATAGCTTTACCCTTTCTGCAGGCTTTTCGCCAATAAGGGATTTTAACCACATGAGGAAGGAGAAGGTGGGATACAAGGATACCATCCCCACCACCAAAAATAGTCCCACCTTCAGCCAAAATACTGTCATAGCCGTATAATAAGCAGTCCCCTTGCCGTAGTAAAATACCCTCAAAAGGCCAGTCACTAAAATGGTTACGGCGGCAATACCATAGGCACTATCTGCCCATAAAATTCGCCACGCCTCTTTGGCTTCTAAATCCTCCTTGAGGGTGAAATACTCAATGGCCAGGGCGGCAAAGATAACTCCTATGCTTAAATAGTGCAAATAAGCAGTAATGGCACTTGCCCACATAAAATTCCCTTTACAAAACTTCAAACTCCTAGCTTAACACGTCTTTGCCTACTCCCCCAAACGTCTCTTGGCCCTTTATCCGGACAATCCTAAGGTATGGCCACCAGTTTCACTTTCCCTGTAATCTTATCTTGGAAAGGGGTTAACATGGTTATGGAAGGCATAGTATTGTTTTTTGGGTAATGTCACCAAAGAAGGAAAAAACAAAGGGAATGAAGACTGAATATCTGCCTGGGGAGGATATTAACCTTAAAAATCCAGAATACTACTTCAATCGGGAGTTGAGCTGGCTAGAATTTAATTATAGAGTGTTACAAATAGCTTTAAGTGAAAGGACACCCCTGTTGGAAAGACTCAAGTTTACTGCTATTTTCAGTTCCAACCTAGACGAGTTTTTCATGGTGAGGGTGGCAGGGTTAAAACGTCAAGTGGAAGCAGAGGTAACCAAATTAACCCCCGACGGCAGGACCCCTCTTCAACAAATACAGGATATTAACAAGAAACTACGACCCCTTATCAGGCTACAAATAGACAACTTTGAAAGACTGCGACAGGAGTTGAAAAAATTTGGAGTATACCTGTTAGACTTTGTAGAGCTAAATCTAGAACAGAGACAATACCTTCACGAATACTTTGCCAATAATATTTTCCCTGTTTTAACGCCCCTGGCAGTGGACCCCAGTCACCCCTTCCCTCACATCTCCAATTTGAGTTTAAACTTAGCGGTGTTGGTGAAAAATCCCGACACGGGAGAAGAATTATTTGCCAGAGTAAAAGTGCCTAAAACCCTTCCCCGTTTTCTCCCATTACCCCTCCATTTGGCCGATTCCCCGGAAAATGCCCTCTTTGTTGCAGTACCCTTGGAACAAGTTATAGCTCATCATCTGGATGCCCTCTTCCCAGGCATGGATGTACAAGAGTGCCATGAGTTTCGTTTAACCCGTGATGCGGATTTAGCCGTACAAGAAGATGAGGCGGATGATTTGCTACAAGCCATTGAACAGGAATTGCGTCGCAGGCATTTTGCAGGCTCAGCCGTAAGGCTAGAAATTCATCCTAACATGCCTGAGAAAATTAAGCAAATGTTGATGGAGGCATTAGAATTACAACCCATTGACATTTACGAAATAGATGGTTTACTGGCCCTGAATGACCTATTTTCCCTTATGTCTTTGCCATTACCAGAATTAAAAGATCCTCCCTGGAATGGAGTTGTGCCCCCCCCCTTTGACGAATTCCAGAATTTGGA encodes:
- a CDS encoding DUF2214 family protein, with product MWASAITAYLHYLSIGVIFAALAIEYFTLKEDLEAKEAWRILWADSAYGIAAVTILVTGLLRVFYYGKGTAYYTAMTVFWLKVGLFLVVGMVSLYPTFSFLMWLKSLIGEKPAERVKLLHYR